The Chryseolinea soli genome contains a region encoding:
- a CDS encoding efflux RND transporter periplasmic adaptor subunit gives MKNSIMPWVKISIKNCPWMPLVWLVVLLAVGCDPKKTEDPAENKAFALSDTMLKSIKLDTVTVRPVNGTLNLNGKIVADENRLVEIFPIVGGNVVEVDAELGDYVKKNQTLATIKSGEVAEYDRQLIEAQSDVLVAQKNLSVKQDLYDSKLSSDRELVAAQKELEKAEASLRRITETFSIYNFNKKSEYSLKAPINGFVIYKNLTRDMTLPAGHTESVFTVAELDEVWAIADVYESDISRIREGMDVCVTTLSYPGDLIRGKIDKIFSVLDPETKTMKVRIRIPNPLFKLKPQMLATIKATYHEDKSLTAVPSSAIIFDNSRQFVMIFKDRFNIDTREVEVYKTADDITWITQGVKPGEVVISHNQLFIYDALND, from the coding sequence ATGAAGAACTCAATTATGCCGTGGGTGAAGATCTCCATTAAAAATTGCCCATGGATGCCGTTGGTGTGGTTGGTTGTGCTGTTGGCAGTGGGATGTGATCCGAAGAAGACAGAAGACCCGGCCGAGAACAAGGCGTTTGCCTTGAGCGACACCATGCTGAAAAGCATAAAACTGGATACCGTAACCGTGAGACCGGTGAACGGCACCCTGAACCTGAACGGAAAGATCGTGGCCGACGAAAACCGGCTCGTAGAAATATTTCCTATCGTCGGTGGGAACGTCGTGGAAGTGGATGCCGAGTTGGGCGACTATGTTAAGAAAAATCAAACCCTCGCGACCATTAAAAGCGGGGAAGTAGCGGAATACGATCGTCAGCTGATCGAAGCACAGTCGGACGTGCTGGTGGCACAAAAGAACCTGAGCGTGAAGCAAGACCTGTACGATTCGAAATTGTCTTCCGATCGCGAACTGGTGGCCGCTCAAAAAGAACTGGAAAAAGCCGAAGCCTCCCTGCGGCGGATCACGGAAACATTCTCGATCTACAATTTCAACAAGAAATCCGAATACAGCCTGAAGGCGCCCATCAACGGTTTTGTGATCTACAAAAACCTGACGCGTGACATGACTTTGCCCGCGGGCCACACCGAAAGTGTGTTCACAGTGGCCGAGTTGGACGAAGTGTGGGCCATCGCCGACGTCTATGAAAGCGATATCTCCCGCATCCGCGAAGGCATGGATGTGTGTGTGACCACCCTAAGTTATCCCGGCGACCTCATCCGCGGCAAGATCGACAAGATCTTCAGCGTGCTGGACCCGGAAACAAAAACCATGAAGGTGCGCATCCGCATTCCCAACCCGCTGTTCAAGCTGAAGCCACAAATGCTGGCCACCATCAAAGCCACGTACCACGAAGACAAATCGCTGACGGCCGTCCCGTCGTCGGCCATCATATTCGACAACAGTCGCCAGTTCGTCATGATCTTCAAAGACCGGTTCAACATCGACACCCGCGAGGTGGAGGTGTATAAAACGGCCGACGACATCACGTGGATCACGCAAGGTGTGAAACCTGGCGAGGTAGTGATCAGTCATAATCAGCTCTTCATTTACGATGCTCTTAACGACTAA
- a CDS encoding TolC family protein produces the protein MMRFIGLVVALLCITISLHAQDTLRVSIQQADSLLVMRNLSLLAYKYEVDKAEARTIQEKLFNNPQLYTEWNLYNPTAQKWFDTGKNGQKIVQLQQVFRIAGQRRTAIRLAEEEKRMTEWQYYELARSLKYELHVSFYRYYYLNNAIVNIRSRLDLLKNLISIYEQQYNKGNISLQELTRLKSTYFEINNKVNDTQTELVQLQETLKVLLADDRAVAPVRGASDAVVAVLPAATLPELVEKSMENRPEIKAAQSIQAQTQLRYSLERKEAIPNLMAGAVYDQAGSYVPNYSGVSFGLQLPLFNRNQGRIQEAKAGMAQANVLLQSRRQEISHEVETAWKVFQLLDAQYKASGGDFEAQLDLLSKGLVSNYSKNNISLLEFTDMFEAYNSSIIELNQLKADLNKSYEELNYAVGEDLH, from the coding sequence ATGATGCGGTTTATTGGATTAGTGGTGGCGCTCTTGTGTATAACAATCTCACTTCACGCTCAGGACACTTTACGGGTCTCCATACAGCAGGCCGACAGCTTGCTCGTGATGCGGAACCTGTCGTTGCTGGCGTATAAATACGAAGTAGACAAGGCAGAGGCCAGGACGATACAGGAGAAGTTGTTTAACAACCCTCAACTGTATACAGAATGGAATTTATATAACCCAACGGCACAAAAATGGTTTGACACCGGCAAGAACGGGCAGAAGATCGTGCAATTGCAACAGGTCTTCCGCATCGCCGGGCAGCGTAGAACGGCCATCCGCCTGGCGGAAGAAGAAAAGCGTATGACCGAGTGGCAATACTATGAGCTGGCGCGGAGCCTGAAGTATGAGCTTCACGTGAGCTTTTATCGCTATTACTATCTCAACAACGCCATCGTGAACATCCGCTCGCGACTGGATCTGTTAAAAAATCTCATCTCCATCTACGAGCAGCAATACAACAAAGGCAACATCTCGTTGCAGGAACTCACACGCTTGAAGTCGACCTACTTCGAGATCAACAACAAAGTGAACGACACGCAGACCGAGTTGGTGCAACTCCAGGAAACCCTGAAGGTGCTGCTGGCCGACGATCGTGCCGTTGCCCCGGTGCGTGGAGCCTCGGATGCCGTGGTCGCCGTATTGCCCGCTGCGACACTGCCCGAGTTGGTAGAGAAGTCGATGGAGAATCGCCCGGAAATTAAAGCCGCACAAAGCATACAAGCCCAAACCCAACTGCGCTATTCATTGGAGCGCAAAGAGGCCATCCCAAACCTGATGGCGGGTGCCGTGTATGACCAGGCCGGTAGCTACGTGCCCAACTACAGCGGTGTGTCGTTCGGGTTGCAACTCCCCTTGTTCAACCGGAACCAGGGTCGCATCCAGGAAGCCAAAGCGGGCATGGCCCAGGCGAACGTGCTGCTGCAAAGCCGCCGCCAGGAAATTAGTCACGAAGTAGAAACCGCGTGGAAGGTCTTTCAACTGTTGGATGCCCAATACAAAGCATCCGGTGGAGACTTCGAAGCGCAGCTGGATCTGTTGAGCAAAGGGCTGGTGAGCAACTATAGCAAGAACAACATCTCCCTGCTGGAATTCACCGACATGTTTGAAGCTTACAACTCCAGCATCATCGAATTAAATCAACTCAAAGCCGATTTAAATAAGTCATATGAAGAACTCAATTATGCCGTGGGTGAAGATCTCCATTAA